Proteins co-encoded in one Callospermophilus lateralis isolate mCalLat2 chromosome 2, mCalLat2.hap1, whole genome shotgun sequence genomic window:
- the LOC143391288 gene encoding LOW QUALITY PROTEIN: olfactory receptor 2AT4-like (The sequence of the model RefSeq protein was modified relative to this genomic sequence to represent the inferred CDS: deleted 2 bases in 1 codon) translates to MEATTCNGSVDSTPVFYLVGIPSLPEFFFLPMFFIFLLFYLLILTGNALILVAVVAEPSLHKPMYFFLINLSALDILFTTTTVPKMLSLFLLGDHFLSFPSCLLQMYLFQSFTCSEAFLLVVMAYDRYVAICCPLHYPVHMTPQTNAALAASAWLTALLLPVPAVVKTSQMAYNNIAYIYHCFCDHFALVQASCSDTTPQTLMGFCIAMVVSFLPLLLVLLSYAHILASVLRIRSREGRSKAFSTCSSHLLVVGTYYSSIAVAYVAYRADLPLDFHIMGNVAYAILTPILNPLIYTLRNKDVKAAIMKIISQKTGRDRDI, encoded by the exons ATGGAGGCCACAACCTGTAATGGCTCAGTGGACAGCACCCCCGTCTTCTACCTGGTGGGCATCCCCTCTCTACCAGAGTTCTTCTTCCTCCCCATGTTCTTTATTTTCCTCCTGTTCTACCTTCTCATTCTCACAGGTAATGCCCTCATCCTGGTGGCCGTGGTGGCAGAGCCAAGCCTTCACAAGCCCATGTACTTCTTTCTGATCAACCTCTCAGCCTTAGATATTCTTTTCACCACAACTACCGTCCCCAAGATGCTGTCCCTGTTCCTGCTTGGGGACCACTTCCTCAGCTTTCCTTCCTGCTTACTGCAGATGTACCTCTTTCAAAGCTTTACGTGCTCAGAAGCCTTCCTCCTGGTGGtcatggcctatgaccgctacGTGGCCATCTGCTGCCCACTGCACTACCCCGTCCACATGACCCCACAGACTAACGCTGCACTGGCGGCCAGTGCCTGGCTCACTGCCCTCCTCCTGCCCGTCCCTGCAGTGGTAAAGACTTCCCAGATGGCATATAACAACATTGCCTACATCTATCACTGCTTCTGTGACCATTTTGCTCTAGTCCAGGCCTCCTGCTCCGACACCACCCCCCAGACCCTCATGGGCTTCTGCATCGCCATGGTGGTCTCCTTCCTCCCCCTTCTCCTGGTGCTTCTGTCCTACGCTCACATCCTGGCCTCGGTGCTTCGCATCAGATCCCGAGAAGGACGCTCCAAGGCCTTCTCCACCTGCAGCTCCCACCTCCTGGTGGTGGGCACCTACTACTCATCCATTGCCGTGGCCTATGTGGCCTATAGGGCTGACCTGCCCCTGGACTTCCACATCATGGGCAATGTGGCCTATGCTATTCTTACACCAATTCTTAACCCGCTTATTTATACCCTGAGAAATAAGGATGTCAAGGCTGCCATCATGAAAATT ATATCTCAAAAAACAGGCAGGGACAGGGACATTTAA